The following proteins are co-located in the Phragmites australis chromosome 10, lpPhrAust1.1, whole genome shotgun sequence genome:
- the LOC133930112 gene encoding non-specific lipid-transfer protein 1-like: MLAVQQLAVRADIACSDVLNDLSPCLGFLQGDEDRPSGACCAGVATLYAAADTKAERQATCECLKAAYRQVNANISAARELPGDCGLSLPYIISPDIDCTK, encoded by the coding sequence aTGCTCGCGGTCCAGCAGCTGGCCGTGCGGGCCGACATCGCATGCTCCGACGTGCTCAACGACCTGTCCCCGTGCCTCGGCTTCCTGCAGGGCGACGAGGACCGCCCCTCCGGCGCCTGCTGCGCCGGCGTGGCCACCCTCTACGCGGCCGCGGACACCAAGGCCGAGAGGCAGGCCACGTGCGAGTGCCTCAAGGCGGCCTACCGCCAGGTCAACGCCAACATCTCCGCCGCGCGGGAACTGCCGGGCGACTGCGGCCTCTCGCTGCCCTACATCATCTCCCCGGACATCGACTGCACCAAGTGA